A window of the Gossypium hirsutum isolate 1008001.06 chromosome A03, Gossypium_hirsutum_v2.1, whole genome shotgun sequence genome harbors these coding sequences:
- the LOC121218483 gene encoding uncharacterized protein, giving the protein MPDRPDGASQEDEVNSKIQTSEQGTSGRSQAQQLPPPPTVPPVTTPVAPLLTDESSKRTPIEKLRKFGAEEFRGRSDDDPVKAEYWLKSLERVFKQMMCSPEDYLRCAVSLLKEEAYNWWKPLRQWYLQINLPGNSSKMNLRRKEEMCIRFEEGLNDEIRMMIGGTEIREFVILSDRAQKMEEVYNRKMQRERRGKEVYKRSFSRPTSTFPVKKFRDDSSRPVIILERSSKSKTTQQDVEVTKKPAASVSSVQNIPRLRCKNYGRFHIGECWGRAGACYKCGGTDHFIRDCPQLLKEDREQGEKQANTPQKGKRSGQNSAAGTVHSGTRDTAARSETRAPARTYAIRTREEASAPHVIAVSEKKMTVESTDLELQVTNPLGQSVLVNLICRNCPLKIQGCEFSVDLMLLPFREFDVILGMDCLIKHDVIVNCREKRIDLKCQTGEIVSAEFGDKKNDVGIISAFTARKLIQKGNEAFLAYILDTRGSELKMEQLSVVNEFTDVFPEELPGLPPYCEVEFTIDVISGTAPISITPYRMEPAELKELKTQLQELLDKGFIRLSTSP; this is encoded by the exons atgcCTGATAGACCCGATGGTGCTAGTCAGGAAGATGAAGTTAATAGTAAAATACAGACTTCTGAGCAGGGAACAAGTG GAAGAAGTCAGGCACAACAACTTCCTCCTCCCCCTACTGTACCACCAGTTACAACCCCGGTTGCTCCTCTTTTAACAGATGAATCTAGCAAAAGAACACCGATTGAAAAACTCAGAAAGTTTGGAGCTGAAGAATTTCGAGGGAGATCGGACGATGATCCGGTTAAAGCAGAGTATTGGTTAAAGAGTTTGGAGAGAGTTTTTAAACAGATGATGTGTTCTCCGGAGGACTATTTGAGGTGTGCAGTTTCGTTATTAAAAGAAGAAGCGTATAATTGGTGGAAACCATTGAGGCAGTGGTACCTGCAGATAAacttacctgggaattcttccaaaatgaatttaagaagaa AGGAAGAAATGTGCATTagatttgaagaagggcttaATGATGAAATCAGAATGATGATTGGAGGTACAGAGATTCGAGAATTTGTGATTCTGTCTGATCGAgctcaaaagatggaagaagtgTATAACAGAAAGATGCAAAGAGAAAGAAGAGGTAAAGAGGTATACAAAAGAAGTTTCTCTAGACCAACTTCGACTTTTCCGGTCAAAAAGTTCAGAGATGATTCTAGTCGACCTGTTATAATTCTGGAACGATCGAGTAAAAGTAAAACGACTCAACAAGATGTCGAAGTAACTAAGAAACCAGCAGCTAGTGTTAGTAGTGTGCAAAATATTCCGAGACTTAGATGTAAAAATTATGGTAGATTTCatattggtgagtgttggggaagaGCCGgagcttgttataaatgtggtggAACTGATCATTTTATTCGGGACTGTCCTCAATTATTAAAAGAAGATAGAGAACAAGGGGAGAAGCAAGCAAATACTCCTCAGAAAGGTAAACGTTCGGGTCAAAATAGTGCTGCTGGAACTGTTCATTCGGGAACGAGAGATACTGCAGCTCGATCAGAGACAAGAGCACCTGCACGTACATATGCTATCCGGACAAGAGAAGAAGCTTCTGCTCCACATGTGATAGCTG tgtcagaaaagaaaatgACTGTTGAGTCCACTGACCTTGAATTGCAAGTCACTAATCCACTAGGGCAAAGTGTGTTGGTTAATTTAATATGTCGGAATTGTCCACTGAAAATACAAGGCTGTGAATTCTCTGTTGATTTAATGTTGTTACCTTTccgagaatttgatgttattcttggaatGGATTGCTTGATTAAACACGACGTCATAGTGAATTGTAGAGAAAAACGGATTGATTTAAAATGCCAAACAGGGGAAATAGTTTCAGCTGAGTTTGGGGATAAAAAGAATGATGTCGGAATTATTTCAGCCTTTACAGCTCGAAAATTGATTCAGAAAGGTAATGAAGCTTTTTTAGCTTATATTCTTGATACTCGGGGTTCTGAATTGAAGATGGAACAATTGTCAGTTGTTAATGAGTttactgatgtgtttcctgaggaattacctggtttaccccCATATTGTGAGGTTGAATTCACAATTGATGTAATTTCGGGTACAGCTCCGATATCAATAACACCGTATAGAATGGAACcagctgagttaaaagagttgaagacacagttgcaagagttattgGACAAAGGGTTCATCAGACTGAGTACATCACCTTAG